A window from Culex pipiens pallens isolate TS chromosome 3, TS_CPP_V2, whole genome shotgun sequence encodes these proteins:
- the LOC120416491 gene encoding histone-lysine N-methyltransferase NSD2-like, which translates to MRAKLELHQPGAARGVQSEDFPASKSCQNPVLQTEAVLGTGGQTNSHQGLGSGRASRDRVREVIINEELPRRIKQKNENYYFLTVDSELTIDAGPKGNLARFINYSCESNCETLLWKVGGSQSVGLFALKDLKAVSFSKYR; encoded by the coding sequence ATGCGGGCTAAACTCGAACTGCATCAACCGGGCGCTGCTCGTGGAGTGCAATCCGAAGACTTTCCAGCTAGCAAAAGTTGCCAGAACCCAGTGCTTCAAACGGAAGCAGTACTAGGTACTGGAGGCCAAACGAATTCCCATCAAGGGCTGGGGTCTGGTCGCGCGTCGCGTGATCGAGTACGAGAAGTGATTATCAACGAGGAGTTGCCGCGGCGGATAAAGCAAAAGAACGAAAATTACTACTTCCTGACGGTGGACTCGGAGCTGACGATCGACGCGGGGCCCAAGGGCAACTTGGCCCGGTTCATCAACTACTCGTGCGAGTCCAACTGCGAGACGCTGCTGTGGAAGGTCGGCGGAAGCCAATCCGTGGGGCTGTTTGCCCTCAAGGACCTCAAGGCAGTAAGTTTTTCGAAATACCGGTAA